The genomic DNA GCCGTGGACAAAAAAGAAGTCTTTCCACATCAGTGCCTGAGACCAGGCGCGCCCCGGGGAAAACAGACTGCGTTTCTTTTTCGCGACGAGTCTGCGTTCAGGAGTAGAAGACTGTTCGAGCAACGCAAAGCGGGTGAACAGCCAGTTCGCTACGCCAAACAGGAACAGTCCAAACAACAGATTACTCCAGAACTGGTATCCCCAGGCCGTCTCGTTGAAGCCAGTCGACAGGATGGTCGTAACCTGTTTAATCACGGATGAATCGTAGATCCATTCGAGCATTATCCCCGCGACTTTCACAGGGAAGAAATTTCCTGAGATCCAGTCCTCTTTGATGGACGCGGTCAGTAACAGTTCAAACAGAGGGACACCCAGAAAGTACGTAACCAGGCCGATAAAGACCAGGGTGGAAGCCGTCCGCGAACGTGCGCTGATCACAGAGCACAGCAGGCCCAGATTGGCAACCAGAAACAGGAAGGCTGCCAGCGCGATATAGGCGGCCAGAACCTGCGAGAACATAACGCCGCCGAGCGTGATTGCCAATAGCGTAAACGGGAACTGAATCGAGAGCAGTAACAGGGCGGCAATCAGGCGGGGCAGCATTTTCCCCAGCAGAAGAGAGACCGGGTTGACTCCCGCCATCAATAACAGTCCGATGGTCTCTTCTTCCTTTTCTTCGGTGATCGCTGTTGCGAAGAAGCTGATGCCTGCAATCAGGATAAACACAAAATTCAGATAGACGATCTGGCCGAACAAAGCCAGACCAGCCGCCCCCATCATGGAACTGCTCATCTGGGCGGAGAAGAGGCAGAACAGAATCAGGATCGCAAACAGGAAGCGAAACAGGTGTGTGCGCATCAGACGAAAGTCGACTGCCAATGCACGGTGAAACAGCGCAAAGGTTCCCTGAAACATCAGCGTACCCCCTGCTCTGTGAGATCCAGGAACGCCTGGTTCAAGTGCTTCTTGTCGCGCTGGAAGGAATCTATGACTCCATTGAGTGCGATGATTTTAGAAAGCAGCGCACTGGAATTGAGGATCGTCATATCAAATGTCACCCGCATTTCCCGTGGTTTGGGTGTCTTTTCGACATTGACGATACCGGGTTCATTCGCCAGAGCTGCGATAATCGCATCCGGTTCCGACTCAAGGGTGATCTTATAGACGGGATGTTCCTGTTCATAATTCAACAGGCCATCCATGGATCCGCTGTATTTGATCAAGCCCCGGTCGATAATGGTTACACTGTCACACAACTCAGCGAGTTCGCTGAGGATATGTGAACTGATGAAAATCGTTTTGCCCATTCGCTTCAGTTCCTGGAGAATTTCCATTAACTCAATCCGGGCACGGGGATCCAGACCGGATGCCGGTTCGTCTAGCAATAGCAGGTCGGGATCATTCACCAGCACCCGTGCCAGACTGACCCGCTGCTGCATGCCTCGTGACAGTCCGCTGATCAGCGAATCTCGGCGGCCATCCATGTCCGTTAATGTCAGCACATCATTGATGACCTGATCGCGCTGTTCCTGCTTTAAGCCATAAGCAGCCCCAAAGAAGTCCAGATATTCGAAGACCGTCATCTGTCGGTAAGTACTGAAATGATCGGGCATGAAACCGATTCGCCGTCGAATCTCTTTGACGGCGGTACGCACGTCATGCCCAAAAACAGCAACTTTGCCTGCCTGTGGTTGCAGGAGCGTACAGATGATTTTGAGCGTCGTCGTCTTGCCGGCACCATTTGGTCCTACGAACCCATGCAGGGATTGTGGGTGAACCTGGAAACTGATTCCCTGAAGTGCACGATGCCCTTTGAAGGAATGCGAGACATTCTCAATATTGATGACAGGCGGATGATTCTGTTGGTCATTTATCATTGGTCAGATTCTTTTTCTCGGGTAAGGCGAGATTACAGGCGAAGAGAATACGTCCCTGCTGGGTTCCCTGCACGTTGGTTTTTACTTTTAGTGTTTCCGGAATCTCGCCATACAGGAAGAGTTGCAGGCGAGATGAGTTACCCTGGTACTGTTGCAGCTTTTCGGAGCTGAGCAGACCGAGATCTTTTAATATCAAGTGCGTACGCAAGCTGTCATAGACTTGCTCAATATCTTCATCCGAATTTGCGGTCCTGAGCCGTGAAGAATACAGCAGATCCGAATCGAGGTGTCTGTTCCAGGCTGAAAGCAGTTCTCGGCTTTTGCCTAACGATAATTCGCTCGGATTTTCACCGGAAGAGGGAATCAGATCGTAAACGTATTTTCCGAGGATGAGTTGCTGGCGATTCAGGCCGGGGGGAAGTGGCGTTTCTGACTTGAGGGTCAGCTGTTTGAGAATCACGTTCCCGTTTTCCATGTCGATTTCATAATCCTGCACAGAAAACCGGGGGGACGTATAGGGGGCTTTGATCCGGTATATCATCCGGCGGCTCGAAAAGGGAGGAATGTCGGATACGAACCTGCCGTCGTTGCCATTGAAAATCCCGCCACGAACCCGTTCGATCACTTGCGCTGTTGAAAAAATGGCACCTTCACCGTCTTCCGAAAACTGGTAATCGTCCCCCTCAGTGACGAAACAGTTCATCCAGCAGGTCAGGTCTAGATGATTGTCGGGGAGTGGTTTCGCAAGCAGCACGCTGTTGATAGTCGTTTTCTCTCCGTAACCGCGTTTCCCGATGGTCCAGAAGATAATGCTGAATACGCTAACGGTACAGAGTAGAAACAGGAGGGAATTGCGATACCGCATCATATTTTTTCGATGCTGAAACAGATAACAGCCGGGAAAGATCAGAAATATATAGAATAACGTCATAATATAAATTACCGCCCAGTTATGAGTGGGGCGTGTCAGTTCGGATAACTGGTAAAGAAATCCAGAGTTGATGTCCCCATACTGGTAAGGATCATAGTTCTCTCCGCTGGACTGGGATTCATTCGCCAGGGGAGCAGCAGTATAAATGCCTAACGACTTTGCCTCGCTGTCGCGGACGGCCTGAATTCGTTCATCAAGAGTCGTCGCTTTCAGTTGATTCAACTTGGTAGCGTGGCGAATCACCAGTCCCGCACCGACGCGAAAATGATCGAAGGGGGCATTCAGGGGGGCTAAGTTCGATGTAAATTTCAAACTCTCGCCACTGGGGTCGGGAAGCAGATGCAGAATGCCCCCCTGCTCCAGCCATTCCATGAACGAGTCTCGACGGGCCACATCCCAGCGTGGCACATGACCCAGAATGACTTCATCCAATGAATCCGTCGCGGTCACAAACGGAGGAAACAGGTCTTCCGGATATTTCTTAAAGCTGGCTCCCCCCTGAAGTAGACCATCGCTCCCGGCGATGATAATCCGAAGAGGCCCGGTTGTGGTGACGGTACCTCCGGTTCGTTTGACGCTGCGATATTGTACAAAACCGGGGCCCCAGTTCAGACTCCAGTCTTCATCCTGACCATCGACGATATAAGGATAGAACTGGACCCACTGGGAGCTGTAAGGCGGCAGATAGACTTTTTTATACAGTGGCGCGCCGACTTTTGTTCCATTAAATTGCTGACGATTCAACTGGACTGCTTCGTCGAAGACCTCAGGAGTATTATTGCTTAAACGCAGAGAGAGCGGGACAAATTTTCCCCGAACCGGTTGGTTATTGAATCCCCAGATGGTCTCCTCGACATCAATCGCATAGACAGCGGGAGGCAACATCAACAACATGAAGATCAGCAGCAGCTGGTTAATGATTTTGTAGTTTAGATACGTTCGAAACATCCTCGTCACATTCTATCCTTCCAGGGGAGAACTCAATACTGGTTTCGAATTACTCGGTGGTGCGGGAGGAACATAATCCTGTTCAGGCGTGTCCCCCAACCGCCCCAGTCTCTCATCAATGTGCCCGAGACACAAGTGGCGAAACCAGAAACATAGGCAGCCATAGATCAGGGAATTAAGGATGAGAGGAATCCAGATCGATCCGAAATCATGAAATTCAGCAATTTCATTCACCACGATAAAAGAAGCAGGTCCCAGTAGAACGCCGTAGATCACTGAATCTTCATTCATTGAGGGATTTAATACAAAAAGGGGAAACGCCAGGATGAACGGGGACAGGCACCAGAGAATGACGCCCCCCAGAGCCGTCAGGATGGCTTTCGTCTGGGATTTGATTTTCATCCCGATCCAGCAGAACAGATAAATCAACATCGGCAGGTAGATCGAAATCGTCAGCATCGAACCTGTAAAATAGGCGAACCAGCTTGTTGAGTAACTGGAGCGGCGGTAAGACGAATAAGAATAGCCGGCCAGGTGGTACTCCATTTTCCACCAGGTTTCAAACAACACGATGGTCAACAGGGGAATCAACAGCACCAGGCAGAGTCGTCTGACGCCGGCAATCTTCTGTCTGAGAATTTCTCTCCCTGAGAGAGGCGCCGTGAGCAGGACATCGAGTGTTTCGTGAGAACGCTCCCCTGCAATCAGACTGGTCGCTGAAACCGCGAGCAGCAGCGTTGTCAGGATCCAGACACCCCATAGCAACATGACCGCCCCGGGAACTACCGGTTCCGGACTACCGGTGGCAATCAAGATACACAAAAACAGAATGGGGACTTCCAGCGCGACCAGGATGCGAAACAGATAACGAAACGTGCCCAGTGATTTCTTGGATGTTTCCCGCCAGGCGATGGGATCATTCTCGGGCAGCTTCACATCATCCTGGACCAGTACGATACCCCGTGTCACGCGATTATCATTAATTTTACTGAACTGCGAGTCCAGTTTTTTGAACATATTTAACAGTAGATTTCGCGGCGTCAGGAAGGCTCGACGCACGAGAAAATAATGGGCCATAATCAGAAACATCAGGGTGACAGTCAGCATGGGAATACTCAAAATGAGTGGTCCCAGGATTGCGGAGATACCGGTCGTACGGGAGCACAGATCAAAGAGGTAGGGGCCGAACAGGAACAGGTTCAATTCAGACGATCGCCCCCAATTCCCCAGCAGATTACTCAAAGCCGGTATATTTTGCAGCACCTGTGAAAAAACGTGAAACAGTTCCCGGTAATAAAACAGATTCAGTTCGTAGACGATGATCGGCCCAAACAGCATGAAAAAACCAAACACATAGGTCGCAATAAAGGCACCAACCGTACTGCGAAAGAAACTGGAGCAGAGAACGCCTAAAGCGGCGACCTGCAGCATCGTCATGAGCAGAAACCAGATCCCGCTGATAAACATCGCCGGTGAAACCCCACCCAGGGCATAGGCGAAAGCCAGAATTGGAAGCCCCAGTGTCAGGAATGTGAGCATCGTAATTAAACGCCCCAGGTATTTTTCGAGAATGATGGTCCCGGGACTCAGTCGAGTAATCAGTAACAGCCCCAGACTGTTGCGCTCTTTTTCGTGGGTGATCACGCTACAGGAAATCGCGGGCAGGAAGAGATAAATGGCGATAAACTGCAGATAGATCATCGCCTCGAAGATATCGCGGCCCCGCCCCAGAATGGCCATCGGGTTATTTTGCAGTCCCGACATCAGATCAATGTAAATAAAACCGACAAATCCGAGGAACAGCAGCGCATAAATGGTGCGGATGATGTAAGTTCTACGGCGGTTGGCCAGTTCTGTCAGCTCTTTGGAGAGCAGCGGAAGCCCGAGTTGGATTCCTTTGAATTTCATGCCGTCTTGCCTTCCGTCAACTTCATGAATACCGTTTCCATATCCATGGCTTCCGCCTGGAACATGCGGATCCGGGCCCCCGTCGCTGCCAGTCTGGCGTGCAGTTCATCGACGGCCATCTGGTCTTCCTGCAGTTGAATTGCCAGGCGATCCGCCTGCACGGAAACGGACTTGACCCCTTCGAATTGTTCGATCTGTTGACAGATCCCGTTCATCTCACCGACAATCTGCACGTGAATGACTCGGCTGAGCTCAAGCCGTTTATAAATCTGATCCAGTGATCCCTGGGTGACAAACTGACCTGCCTCAATAATGCCGATACTGGTACAAAGCTGCGATAGTTCGTGCAGAATATGGCTGGAAATGATGATCGTCTTTCCCATCTCTTTGAGGGCCACCAGAAGTTCACGGACCTCAATTCGCGCCCGCGGATCCAGGCCGCTGGCTGGTTCATCCAGCAGCAGCAGATCCGGATCGTGCAGCAGGACGCGTGCCAGGGCCAGTCGCTGTTTCATTCCGCGCGACAGTGAGTCAACAGGAGAGTCAATCTTTTCTGTCAGATCGGTCAATTCCAGCACGTCGTCAACAATTGCTTTGCGTCGACTGCGATTAATGCGATAGGCGGCGGCGAAAAAGTGCAGATACTCGCGGGCGGTCAGGTCTTCATACACGCCGAAGAAATCGGGCATGTAGCCGATCATCTCGCGGATCAGATGCGGTGCTTTATGCACAGAAACTCCGTTGATTTTGACTGCGTCGCATTCATACTCCCGTTGCAGCGTCGCCAGAACTTTGATCGTGGATGACTTCCCGGCACCGTTGGGGCCGATGAAACCGAAGACTTCGCCTTTGGGAATCGTAAACGAAATCCCTTTGACAGCTTCATATTTACCGTAGCGGACCCACAGATTTTTCACTTCCACCATTGGAGGTTGTATGCTCATAGTATTCAATTCACACCTCTGTCAGAGGGCTTGTACGGCCTGCCGGCTTGGGGAAAACAACAGTTGACGATAGACCGTGTCCTGGGTCTGGCCCGGAATAAAGATCACCACCAGCCACTGTCCGGGAGCGGAAGGGTCCAGAATGCTCAGGTCTTCATAGTTGTTTCCCCCGGAAGGAGAAACCTGCGAAACAATCTGGAAAAGTCCTCCCTGATTGCGTACGCACAGGTCATCCATGAAACTCTGCTGAACATGGTTATGGATTCCATTGTGATACTGCTCGGTATTGAAGAGTCGGTATCTCGACGGGTAACGCGTCTGGTTCTGTGAGGGATGTTGCAGCCGGTGGTTCATGGGATATTTTGCCACTTTTCCGGCAGAGGTTCCGTTGTAGATCATCACTAAAGCCTGATTACCGAATTCTGCTTCAATCTGTTTTTTCAATTGCTCTCGCCCCTGCACGGTGGCCAACTGCTTTGTGTTAAATGATGCCCAGTTAAAAGACGGCTGTTCTGACTGGGGGTAATTATTGACGATGCGATTGAGCTGCGGCGTCCATTGCGGCATACGCTGGAAAACCGAATATTGTGTTGGAATGGAGCCCGCATAATAGGGCGGCCCGACCAGAGCGGCGTCCGTCCCGCGTGAATAGCGGTAATAATTCTCTCCCATTCCCAGTTCCAACTGGTTGAGCGAGGTCAGCAAGCCGGATTTGACTGGTGTTTCGACATCCTGATAAGAGCCCGTGAAAATCAGCTCGATCTGATTTTCTTTGACGGGTCTTCCCTGTGAATCCAGGTCAATGATCACCAGTGATTTGCGTTCGTGCGAAGTCTGCATGAAGAAATTCGAAATCAGAAATGCGATCACTGCAAAACCGACGGAGATCAGCGGGAAGGTAATCCAGGTAAAGCGTCTCAAGTTAAAACGACCCAGAACATAATATTCTCCCGGACCGATTACGGTGACGTAGCACAACAGAATCAACATAATCAGCGACGCAGGCACGATACGGAGATGTTCCGGCATCAGACTGGAGACGACAGCGCCCCCCGTGCTGACAGGGTGATAATTCAGATTGAACATTTCGGCGGGAGTATAAGCTTCTCCATAGCGACTATGATTCTGCTTTACCCGATCGACATAGGCATTGATCAGCGGCTGTTCGTCCCAG from Gimesia sp. includes the following:
- a CDS encoding ABC transporter ATP-binding protein, translating into MINDQQNHPPVINIENVSHSFKGHRALQGISFQVHPQSLHGFVGPNGAGKTTTLKIICTLLQPQAGKVAVFGHDVRTAVKEIRRRIGFMPDHFSTYRQMTVFEYLDFFGAAYGLKQEQRDQVINDVLTLTDMDGRRDSLISGLSRGMQQRVSLARVLVNDPDLLLLDEPASGLDPRARIELMEILQELKRMGKTIFISSHILSELAELCDSVTIIDRGLIKYSGSMDGLLNYEQEHPVYKITLESEPDAIIAALANEPGIVNVEKTPKPREMRVTFDMTILNSSALLSKIIALNGVIDSFQRDKKHLNQAFLDLTEQGVR
- a CDS encoding ABC transporter permease subunit: MKFKGIQLGLPLLSKELTELANRRRTYIIRTIYALLFLGFVGFIYIDLMSGLQNNPMAILGRGRDIFEAMIYLQFIAIYLFLPAISCSVITHEKERNSLGLLLITRLSPGTIILEKYLGRLITMLTFLTLGLPILAFAYALGGVSPAMFISGIWFLLMTMLQVAALGVLCSSFFRSTVGAFIATYVFGFFMLFGPIIVYELNLFYYRELFHVFSQVLQNIPALSNLLGNWGRSSELNLFLFGPYLFDLCSRTTGISAILGPLILSIPMLTVTLMFLIMAHYFLVRRAFLTPRNLLLNMFKKLDSQFSKINDNRVTRGIVLVQDDVKLPENDPIAWRETSKKSLGTFRYLFRILVALEVPILFLCILIATGSPEPVVPGAVMLLWGVWILTTLLLAVSATSLIAGERSHETLDVLLTAPLSGREILRQKIAGVRRLCLVLLIPLLTIVLFETWWKMEYHLAGYSYSSYRRSSYSTSWFAYFTGSMLTISIYLPMLIYLFCWIGMKIKSQTKAILTALGGVILWCLSPFILAFPLFVLNPSMNEDSVIYGVLLGPASFIVVNEIAEFHDFGSIWIPLILNSLIYGCLCFWFRHLCLGHIDERLGRLGDTPEQDYVPPAPPSNSKPVLSSPLEG
- a CDS encoding ABC transporter ATP-binding protein; this translates as MSIQPPMVEVKNLWVRYGKYEAVKGISFTIPKGEVFGFIGPNGAGKSSTIKVLATLQREYECDAVKINGVSVHKAPHLIREMIGYMPDFFGVYEDLTAREYLHFFAAAYRINRSRRKAIVDDVLELTDLTEKIDSPVDSLSRGMKQRLALARVLLHDPDLLLLDEPASGLDPRARIEVRELLVALKEMGKTIIISSHILHELSQLCTSIGIIEAGQFVTQGSLDQIYKRLELSRVIHVQIVGEMNGICQQIEQFEGVKSVSVQADRLAIQLQEDQMAVDELHARLAATGARIRMFQAEAMDMETVFMKLTEGKTA